A section of the Papio anubis isolate 15944 chromosome 16, Panubis1.0, whole genome shotgun sequence genome encodes:
- the RASSF2 gene encoding ras association domain-containing protein 2, whose protein sequence is MDYSHQTSLVPCGQDKYISKNELLLHLKTYNLYYEGQNLQLRHREEEDEFIVEGLLNISWGLRRPIRLQMQDDNERIRPPPSSSSWHSGCNLGAQGCWKRTSSPSRTHPGGLQCIFSHWAQSGDHVPCRRSRQSSFPSPLSDTRGLKPLQEDTPQLMRTRSDVGVRRRGNVRTPSDQRRIRRHRFSINGHFYNHKTSVFTPAYGSVTNVRINSTMTTPQVLKLLLNKFKIENSAEEFALYVVHTSGEKQKLKATDYPLIARILQGPCEQVSKVFLMEKDQVEEVTYDVAQYIKFEMPVLKSFIQKLQEEEDREVKKLMRKYTVLRLMIRQRLEEIAETPATI, encoded by the exons atggacTACAGTCACCAAACGTCCCTAGTCCCGTGTGGACAAGATAAATACATTTCCAA AAATGAACTTCTCTTGCATCTGAAGACCTACAACTTGTACTATGAAGGCCAGAATTTACAGCTCCGGCACCGGGAG GAAGAAGATGAGTTCATCGTGGAGGGACTCCTGAACATCTCCTGGGGCCTGCGCCGGCCCATTCGCCTGCAGATGCAGGATGACAATGAGCGCATTCGGCCCCCtccgtcctcctcctcctggcacTCCGGCTGTAACCTGGGGGCTCAGGG ATGCTGGAAAAGAACATCTTCTCCCTCGAGAACTCACCCAGGAGGACTGCAGTGCAT CTTCTCT CACTGGGCACAAAGTGGGGACCATGTGCCATGTCGCAGGTCCAGACAGAGTtcatttccctctcctctctcagaCACCAGGGGCCTGAAGCCCCTGCAGGAGGACACCCCACAGCTGATGCGCACACGCAGTGATGTTGGGGTGCGTCGCCGTGGCAATGTGAGGACGCCTAGTGACCAGCGGCGAATCAGACGCCACCGCTTCTCCATCAACGGCCATTTCTACAACCATAAG ACGTCTGTGTTCACGCCAGCCTATGGCTCTGTCACCAACGTCCGCATCAACAGCACCATGACCACCCCACAGGTCCTGAAGCTGCTGCTCAACAAATTTAAG ATTGAGAATTCAGCAGAGGAGTTTGCCTTGTACGTGGTGCATACGAGTGGTG agaaacagaagctgAAGGCCACCGATTACCCGCTGATTGCCCGAATCCTCCAGGGCCCATGTGAGCAGGTCTCCAAAGTGTTCCTAATGGAGAAGGACCAGGTGGAGGAAGTCACCTATGAT GTGGCCCAGTATATAAAGTTCGAGATGCCGGTACTTAAAAGCTTCATTCAGAAGCTCCAGGAGGAAGAAGATCGTGAAGTAAAGAAGCTGATGCGCAA GTACACCGTGCTCCGGTTAATGATtcggcagaggctggaggagatAGCCGAGACCCCAGCAACCATCTGA